A window of Cyprinus carpio isolate SPL01 chromosome A6, ASM1834038v1, whole genome shotgun sequence genomic DNA:
GTACCAGCAGGATCATGTTCATTCAGACTTGAGTTCACATGCTCACATTTAGATTTctatggtttttgtttgtttgttttactttttaaggtattataataaaatataggcCAGGATTTGACCCTGCATCTCCTTGCATAAAAAAATGTACCacttatgtaagaaaaaaaatcttcaaagcttttttacatttatttattatatcacatATAAGGTACATGTAGGTATGACAGGGTATAAAGtaaacattttctgaatattttctaGTGTCATGATATGAATCGCATATGAAATAAATTactctctttatttattatgaaataaataaaaaactctctTGCCCTTTATCTTCTTTTGCTTTTTCTCATTCCCCCTCTTGTTGCTCTTTCTGTTTAATTTCCCCTAATAAAATGACCTGAAATCATGAAAGCCCTCATTGTAACTACAGATCTGACACAGTTTGTACAAAAAGCACAGCACTTTGCTAAATATACGAGCACTCTCCTGTTTCTTGGAAGGTTGAATAACCCGCACAATAGCATGCCTTCAGTTCTTAATCTGTGCTACAGCATGCCTCATACACTGACATTATCAACAAGAGCGCCACCACTTCAAACATTTCCTACACTTCGGTTCTTTTGAATAACTCAGTACTTGTGGTTTATCTTAACTTAAATTATTCATGGTTGTTTGGGATCTTGATAGTCAAGAATCACCTTAATACATGACAGGAAGATGAATGATTTAGTCAATTTTTAAATGTAGGAGTAAAATAAAGAGTTCTTGTGAAAACTGCTTGGAGCACAACAGTGACATCTGTTGGTGAAATATATATCTGCATAAACACAGCTAACAGAACTTTCTAGCAAGGTTCTCTCAAAAGTTATGAACAAACTTTCGTTGAAAcattatctggtctttaataacattCTCAGAAACTTAGCacagaaacattatttatacatcgtccatggaatgttttttttcctgaaacacaAAATTCCAATAATGTTTGCAAATTGGAACGTTCTCTTAACATTTGCATAATcaagaaaaagcattttaaaaacattaaaacaaaaatggtgcattcataaataacatttttaacttaatGGGAAAGtaagcaaaaacatgtttttgttagcTAGGAATGCTGGCCCCCAAACTCCAAAAATTCCAGACTAGGAAGAACTGCCAACTTCAGCATATAACACTCGAACTCGAACTCTCGTTGCAGGAAACACTTAGACAATGAGTATgtgttctgtctgtctttctgacgGTCTGTGTCACTGCATTGCAACAGATAGGGCCCACAAGAGCCTTATCATGCACGCCAGAGAGACAGTGACCATCCAAGCTCATGATGATAGGACttgttgcattttaaatatttaaaccctTAAATTCTTCATAAACATCATCACTTTGGTCATTCATAGTGTGCTAAACTTTGACTCTACAACACAATTGTTGTTCTTCAATGAAATGCAGTAGTCTGTTCTACTAACTTGCTATCAGTGTCACACTGACTATTATGTTATGTGACCTACGGGTGACGCCCTCTTGGTGATGTCATCAGtggcattacacacacacagtgggcaCCTCAGACTCACGGTCAAAGCTATTCCTGCTCTTTCAACCTGCCAAATCTATCATAATGCGTGAGATTGTTCATCTACAGATCGGACAGTGTGGGAATCAGATCGGCTCAAAGGTGCGATGGctcaaaatatgtgtttttatgtgtatttttatgattagCAGCTGCATTAACTTGATTCAAACTGGAGAATCTGATGCAGGCTTAACAGACAAATGAGCATGCATTTCTTTATTATGAGTATTTATTAGTAGTTCATTTATTCAGTTGTTCATGCcatgcatttcttttatttttatagcataaaCTATAGTTAGGTGTCATTTTGAACAGCATTCTATTAGTAGCTAAACACTGCAGTAATGTGCTTTTTCAGTTAAAAGCAATGGCAAAAACTTCTTTACTGCTATATTtgaagtgtgaaatgtgtttttaaactgaataaatatttcAAGTTATGATACGTGCGGTCAAGGGTGTTCACCCTAGAGTGGTTTATTGTAAGATAAGAGGCACAGAGCCTCCTCAGACGGGCTGGGCCTTCTTTATCATGGAGATGAGCTTAGCGGCCTGTGAATTTCTGAGTGATAGGTGCAGTAAAACTGTGGTCAAAACTGAATGGCATCCGGAAGAACAATTGCAAGACGCTTAAACTTAACAGATAAGTCAGTTATTGAAGGCCTCGTCTGGTTCTGTGTATTGAAAATGacagtttttgtcattcattcaGCGCTGAAGAAATCACTCTGAGCAGATCACAATGCAGTAGCGTGGAGAAAACACGCTCACTAATTTTCaatctaaaaatgttttgatgtatttGCAGTTCTGGGAGGTGATCAGTGATGAACATGGTATTAACAGAGCAGGAGCGTATGAGGGCGACATGGACCTTCAGCTGGAGAGGGTCAATGTTTACTTCAATGAAGCACATGGTATACAGACCTACACGTTGCAATCATGttttctgtttctataaagtggctattaaaatattagtagggattcccaaactttttttttagccaaACCCCTTAGATATCAAAAATTTACATAAAGTACGCCCTGAAATTTGTAATGCAGTTAAACAGTTACATactatacagttatttatttaaattgcagcCTTGGATTTGATAATCACACGAAGCTATATAGTAAATATCATGCAacccgatttatttattttatttttatgtactttaattttatcattagcatttcatcaactcacaaaccacTGCAGTTCCCTCAAAAAACccaaatgacattcatacatttttagcacataaaaattgaaaaagattGTATTCTATATTGGGTTGAATTTTgggtaaatgttttatatttatgtaaatatatattatatatttttttcatagcattttttaaaattaattcaattatatccattcagaatttgtGTTATCTTTGTAAATTGTGGGAGTTATATATTACGAGAAAAGTACTCGGCTGCAGGTTTCTTTATCTGGTAAATGTGTCTTGGAGTCGAGGAACACAGTAACTTCCTAAAACAAAACTCTCAGTGACTGAgatgtttcattgtttttcagGGGGCAAATACGTTCCAAGAGCATTGTTAGTGGACCTGGAGCCGGGGACTATGGACAGCGTAAGGGGCAGTCCCATAGGACAGCTCTTCAGACCGGATAACTTCATACATGGTGAGCCAACAATCACctacattaaagacattttatttaggTACCATGTGGATTGACAATGTAGTTGTTTTGTAATCTATTATTGTCATAGAATTACAATGATGTAGTTACAGTTATAGTTACATCCTtagtgtgaacgggccttaacccAAACTCTGAAATCTGATAGGCTGATAGAAGAGTTGATGCAGGAACATTTCCTGCATGGCACAATGCCACTCATATGCTTTAACATCTTTCCTGATGTCATTTTCTCTTTGTAAATGTAAAGGCAATTCTGGAGCTGGCAATAACTGGGCCAAAGGTCACTATACCGAGGGCGCAGAACTCGTGGAGCAGGTTGTGGATCGTGTTCGTAATGAAGCCGAGAGCTGCGACTGCATGCAGGGCTTCCAGTTCGTCCACTCTCTGGGCGGTGGCACTGGTTCGGGAATGGGTACCCTGATTATCAATAAGATCCGAGAAGAGTATCCTGACCGCATCATGAATAGTTTCAGCATAATGCCCTCGCCGAAGGTCTCCGATACAGTAGTCGAGCCGTATAACGCGACCCTATCAATCCACCAACTGATTGAGAATACAGACGAAACGTTTTGTATTGATAACGAAGCGCTGTACGATATTTGCTTTCGCACTCTTAAGCTCACGACGCCAACTTATGGAGATCTCAACCACCTTGTATCCCTCACCATGAGCGGGGTCACGACCTCTCTTCGCTTCCCAGGTCAACTGAACGCTGACCTTCGGAAGCTGGCCGTCAATATGGTGCCCTTCCCGCGTCTCCATTTCTTCATGACAGGTTTCGCTCCTCTTACTGCACGCGGTAACCAACAATACCGTGCCGTAACAGTGCctgagctcacccagcagatgtTCGAGGCCCGAAATATGATGACCGCGTGCGACCCACGTCG
This region includes:
- the tubb1 gene encoding tubulin beta-1 chain — protein: MREIVHLQIGQCGNQIGSKFWEVISDEHGINRAGAYEGDMDLQLERVNVYFNEAHGGKYVPRALLVDLEPGTMDSVRGSPIGQLFRPDNFIHGNSGAGNNWAKGHYTEGAELVEQVVDRVRNEAESCDCMQGFQFVHSLGGGTGSGMGTLIINKIREEYPDRIMNSFSIMPSPKVSDTVVEPYNATLSIHQLIENTDETFCIDNEALYDICFRTLKLTTPTYGDLNHLVSLTMSGVTTSLRFPGQLNADLRKLAVNMVPFPRLHFFMTGFAPLTARGNQQYRAVTVPELTQQMFEARNMMTACDPRRGRYLTVAGIFRGRMSTKEVEEQMLAVQQKNSNYFVDWIPHNVKVAVCDIPPRGLKMSSTFIGNNTAIQEIFKRIGEQFALMFRRKAFLHWYTGEGMDELEFTEAESNLNDLVSEYQQYQDATADMDYDAEDEVTEEEGLASTAHSTQVEIKTEVLTETSVSE